From bacterium, the proteins below share one genomic window:
- the clpP gene encoding ATP-dependent Clp endopeptidase proteolytic subunit ClpP: protein MEKLQLVPMVIEQSPRGERGYDIFSRLLKDRIIFLGLPIDDEISNIITAQLLYLEAEDPERDIDIYINSPGGIVTAGLAIYDTMQYIKCNVSTICIGQAASMGALLLSAGTKGKRFVLPHARIMIHQPLGGAQGQATDIGIQAKEILRVKEEINRILAKHTGQKLERIEEDSDRDFYMSAEEAVEYGIADQVFASRKTKK, encoded by the coding sequence ATGGAAAAATTACAACTTGTTCCTATGGTCATAGAGCAAAGCCCAAGGGGAGAAAGGGGGTACGATATATTTTCAAGGCTTCTTAAGGATAGGATAATATTTTTAGGCCTTCCAATTGACGATGAAATATCAAATATAATAACAGCCCAATTGCTTTATCTTGAGGCAGAAGACCCTGAGAGGGATATAGACATTTATATCAACAGCCCAGGGGGAATAGTTACAGCTGGGCTTGCCATTTATGATACAATGCAATATATAAAATGCAATGTTTCAACCATTTGTATTGGCCAGGCAGCATCAATGGGAGCCTTGCTCCTTTCAGCAGGAACGAAGGGAAAAAGGTTCGTCCTTCCCCATGCAAGGATTATGATTCATCAGCCCTTGGGTGGAGCACAAGGGCAAGCCACAGATATAGGGATTCAGGCAAAGGAAATTTTAAGGGTAAAGGAGGAGATAAACAGAATTCTTGCAAAACATACAGGTCAAAAGCTTGAAAGAATTGAGGAAGATTCAGATAGGGATTTTTATATGTCAGCTGAAGAAGCTGTAGAGTATGGAATAGCTGATCAAGTTTTTGCTTCTCGTAAAACCAAGAAGTAG